In Prunus dulcis chromosome 1, ALMONDv2, whole genome shotgun sequence, the following are encoded in one genomic region:
- the LOC117615505 gene encoding (R)-mandelonitrile lyase 1-like codes for MEKSTMSAILLVLHLLFVHLQYSGVHSLANSHPHDFRYLKFVYNATDRRLEGSYDYIVVGGGTSGCPLAATLSAKYKVLLLERGSLPIDYPNTSTSSGFAANLQQEDDGKTPVERFVSLDGIDNVRGRVLGGTSTISAGTYARANASFYSESGVNWDLNLVNKAYQWVEDSLVVKPKSQSWQSVIGKAYLETGFLPDNGFSLDHKEGTRLTGSIFDNNGTRHASDELLSKGNPKNLRVAVHASVEKILFSSNKSSLSAIGVIYRDSYGRPHRAFVRGKGEVILSAGTIGTAHLLLLSGVGPKSQLLSQRIPVVRHHPHVGQFVYDNPRNFINILPPYPIEASIVTVIGVRSEYYQISLSSLPLEKPAYSLFPASYPLPNSTFAHIVSQVPGPLSYGSVTLKSSFNVKIPPNVRFNYFSNPTDLALCVKGMKKLGEVLRTKTLRPYKARNVPGIEGFNYLGAPLPKNQNDDKAFQRFCRDNFATYWHYHGGSLVGKVLDDRFRVKGIKALRVVDASTFPYEPNSHPMGFYMMLGRYVALQIQRENSV; via the exons ATGGAGAAATCAACAATGTCAGCTATACTATTGGTGTTGCACCTTCTTTTCGTTCATCTTCAATATTCAGGGGTTCACTCGCTTGCCAATTCTCATCCTCATG ATTTTCGCTACTTGAAATTTGTGTACAACGCCACTGATCGAAGGTTGGAAGGATCATATGACTACATTGTAGTTGGTGGAGGAACATCAGGGTGTCCATTGGCAGCAACTTTATCAGCAAAATACAAGGTGCTCCTTCTCGAAAGGGGCAGTCTTCCCATAGACTATCCCAACACGTCGACTTCATCCGGGTTTGCAGCTAATCTGCAGCAGGAAGATGATGGAAAGACACCAGTCGAAAGGTTCGTGTCCCTAGATGGTATTGATAATGTAAGAGGCAGGGTCCTCGGCGGCACCAGCACCATATCTGCTGGCACCTACGCCAGAGCTAACGCATCATTCTATAGTGAATCAGGAGTTAATTGGGACTTGAATTTGGTTAACAAAGCATATCAGTGGGTTGAGGACAGTCTTGTGGTCAAGCCAAAATCACAGTCTTGGCAATCTGTTATAGGAAAGGCATATTTGGAGACTGGTTTTCTTCCAGACAATGGATTTAGTTTGGATCACAAAGAGGGAACTAGACTTACCGGCTCAATTTTTGACAATAATGGAACGAGACATGCATCTGATGAACTGCTTAGTAAAGGAAACCCCAAAAACTTGAGAGTTGCAGTGCATGCCTCAGTAGAGAAGATCCTCTTCTCTTCCAATAAATCAA GCTTGTCAGCTATAGGAGTCATATACAGGGATTCTTACGGAAGGCCTCATCGGGCATTTGTACGTGGTAAGGGAGAAGTTATATTGAGTGCAGGGACAATAGGGACGGCTCATCTTCTACTACTTAGTGGTGTTGGCCCAAAATCTCAGCTATTATCGCAGAGAATCCCAGTTGTTCGTCACCATCCTCACGTTGGGCAGTTTGTGTACGACAATCCTCGTAATTTCATTAACATTTTGCCCCCATATCCAATCGAAGCATCAATTGTAACTGTTATAGGCGTTAGAAGTGAGTATTACCAAATTTCTCTCTCCAGCTTGCCACTTGAGAAACCAGCCTACAGTCTTTTTCCTGCATCTTACCCCCTCCCAAATTCGACTTTCGCTCATATTGTTAGCCAAGTTCCAGGACCTTTGTCTTATGGTTCTGTCACGCTAAAATCGTCATTTAACGTGAAAATTCCTCCAAATGTTAGATTCAATTACTTTTCAAATCCCACGGACCTTGCTCTTTGTGTTAAAGGCATGAAGAAGCTTGGTGAGGTCttaaggacaaagacattaaGACCATATAAAGCTCGAAATGTGCCGGGAATTGAAGGTTTCAATTATTTGGGAGCACCTTTACCGAAGAACCAAAATGATGATAAAGCCTTCCAAAGATTTTGTCGAGATAATTTCGCCACATACTGGCATTACCACGGTGGAAGCCTTGTCGGAAAGGTGCTTGATGATAGATTCCGTGTTAAGGGGATCAAAGCATTGCGCGTGGTTGATGCCTCCACATTCCCTTACGAACCAAATAGCCATCCTATGGGCTTCTATATGATGTTAGGAAG GTATGTGGCCCTTCAAATCCAGCGAGAAAATTCGGTCTGA
- the LOC117613923 gene encoding uncharacterized protein LOC117613923: MGTEVESQNATVSQEKMSNSLFENAMNGKWEKVVEVYGSSQSSKVEEMRITRAGDTALHIAASDGETKIVRQLLELIGNNASKILQIKNKKGNTPLHLAAVVGDVETCHAMATKDPELVSSLNNENETPLFLAALNGHEKVFLCLHSHCVEECYSFRARNGDTILHAAMSGEYFSLAFQIIRWYPELVNYINQSGFSPLHILANTPSAFKSSSRLRPLDRLIYQCLIVEELKGGKEDKKSICPLKKRGRNTIDTGSESHQALTKSWGNRMCSSLCLAKSGNKKEDAENPQQESSSMSAMNQREEDGRESRPNYIYSSCVEIFNLITAVLVAINAIWRIDKIHDEKRRHIWATQVMNQLVEHSNLYKNVRSSGEAPDEKDKFGDVPDPTEFGDVPDHTEKKGNKEDEKGNKEDEKKDNIVDKKDKDNNLGDKKSDKDNLEVKKQTPILIAAKMGVSEMVEKILEKFPVAIEDVDSENKNVALLAVENRQPHVYRFLVHRKKITSLLRQVDNNGNNALHLAAKCGGHRPWLTPGAALQMQWELKWYKFVKESLPPRASVRYNKAGQIPQEIFTTSHKDLRKEGSNWLVKTSESCSVVAALIATVAFATSASVPGGLDDKTGSPVFKDKPAFNAFTISSLLALCLSVTALVFFLSIITSRYEAHDFSTSLPRKLLLGLTSLFASIAAVLVSFCTGHIFLLDRQLRYVAYPLYAATCLPVTIFALAQLPLYYDLIRVIFRKVPQRSYKEYRH; encoded by the exons ATGGGTACAGAGGTTGAATCCCAAAATGCCACGGTTTCACAGGAGAAAATGAGCAATAGCCTGTTCGAAAACGCCATGAACGGCAAGTGGGAAAAAGTTGTGGAGGTCTATGGATCATCACAGAGCTCAAAAGTTGAAGAGATGAGGATCACCAGAGCGGGGGACACTGCTCTACATATCGCTGCTTCGGATGGCGAAACAAAAATTGTGCGGCAGTTGTTAGAGCTCATTGGAAACAATGCATCCAAGATattgcaaataaaaaacaagaaaggcAACACACCTCTCCATTTAGCTGCTGTAGTGGGGGATGTGGAAACGTGTCATGCAATGGCCACCAAAGACCCCGAACTCGTGTCGTCTCTCAACAATGAGAATGAGACCCCTCTCTTCTTGGCAGCTCTTAATGGGCATGAGAAGGTTTTTCTTTGCCTTCATAGTCACTGTGTAGAAGAATGCTATTCATTTAGAGCAAGGAATGGTGATACCATTCTCCATGCAGCTATGTCTGGTGAATACTTCA gtTTGGCATTCCAGATCATTCGGTGGTACCCAGAACTTGTCAATTATATTAATCAGAGTGGCTTCTCTCCCCTGCATATTCTAGCCAATACTCCATCAGCATTCAAAAGCAGTAGCCGCCTTAGACCGTTGGATCGTCTCATATACCAAT GTTTGATTGTTGAAGAGCTAAAAGGGGGAAAAGAGGACAAAAAGAGTATTTGTCCCCTcaagaaaagaggaagaaatacCATCGATACGGGTTCTGAATCTCATCAAGCATTAA CTAAATCATGGGGAAATAGGATGTGCTCTTCTCTATGTCTAGCTAAGAGTGGAAATAAAAAGGAAGATGCAGAGAATCCCCAACAAGAGAGCAGCTCAATGTCAG CTATGAACCAACGAGAGGAAGATGGGAGAGAAAGTCGTCCCAATTATATTTACTCCTCATGTGTTGAGATTTTCAACTTAATCACAGCTGTCTTGGTAGCGATCAACG CAATTTGGAGGATAGATAAAATCCACGACGAGAAAAGGCGACATATATGGGCTACTCAGGTCATGAATCAATTGGTTGAGCATAGTAATTTATACAAGAACGTACGAAGTTCTGGAGAAGCTCCAGACGAAAAAGATAAATTTGGAGATGTTCCTGATCCTACCGAATTTGGAGATGTTCCTGATCATACAGAGAAGAAAGGCAATAAAGAAGATGAGAAAGGCAATAAAGAAGATGAGAAGAAGGATAATATAGTAGATAAGAAGGACAAAGATAATAACTTGGGAGATAAGAAGAGTGATAAAGATAATTTGGAAGTGAAAAAGCAGACACCAATATTAATTGCAGCAAAGATGGGAGTGAGTGAGATGGTGGAAAAAATCCTAGAAAAATTTCCAGTGGCAATTGAGGATGTGGACTCAGAAAACAAGAATGTTGCACTGTTGGCAGTCGAGAACAGGCAACCCCATGTTTACCGGTTCCTAGTGCACAGGAAGAAAATCACAAGCTTATTACGTCAGGTGGACAACAATGGTAACAATGCATTGCATCTTGCTGCTAAATGTGGAGGTCATCGGCCATGGCTTACTCCTGGTGCCGCACTACAAATGCAGTGGGAACTTAAGTGGTACAAG TTTGTCAAAGAGTCCCTGCCACCTCGTGCATCTGTTCGCTACAACAAAGCAGGTCAGATTCCACAGGAGATCTTCACAACTTCACACAAAGATCTTCGAAAAGAAGGCAGTAATTGGCTCGTCAAAACCTCCGAATCATGCTCTGTGGTTGCTGCGCTCATTGCAACAGTTGCCTTCGCAACATCAGCATCTGTACCGGGCGGACTCGATGATAAAACTGGTTCACCGGTTTTCAAAGACAAGCCGGCATTCAATGCCTTCACCATCTCATCACTGCTTGCTCTCTGCTTGTCAGTAACTGCCCTGGTCTTCTTTCTGTCCATTATTACTTCTCGATACGAAGCACATGATTTTTCCACCAGCTTGCCCCGGAAACTTTTGCTGGGTTTAACATCACTCTTCGCATCCATAGCTGCCGTGTTAGTCTCATTCTGTACTGGTCATATTTTTCTCCTTGATCGACAACTCAGATATGTGGCATATCCATTATATGCAGCGACTTGCTTGCCGGTTACCATTTTTGCTCTTGCCCAGTTGCCCCTCTACTATGATCTCATAAGGGTCATCTTCAGAAAGGTTCCACAGCGCAGCTACAAGGAATATAGACACTAA
- the LOC117613935 gene encoding uncharacterized protein LOC117613935, translated as MERVMDIEEEVVDRGGEVEDLFDNAMNGQWEKVVEVYRLAEYVHDLRITKMGDTALHIAAFDGETEVVLALLEVIKENVSKILQIKNKKGNTPLHLAAEVGDVETCHAMATKDRKLVSSRNKKNETPLFLAALNGHEKVFRCLDSHCDDERCYSFRARNGDTILHAAMSGEYFSLAFQIILWHPELVNYINQSGFSPLHILANTPSAFKSSSRLRPLDRLIYQCLIVEELKGGKEDKKSICPFEKRGRNTIDTGSECHQALTKSWGNRMCSSLCLSKRGNKKEDVENSQQDSSSMSGMNQREESHPNYIYSSCVKFFNLITAALNVINGSPRSTIWSIDKILDEKRRHIWATQVMNQLVKHSNLYKKVIQSTGETPDDKDKFGDVPDPTKVDPEQPSHTEKKDDTEDKKNDKLEEKKNDKDNKLEDKKTPILIAAKMGVSEMVETILDKFPVAIEDVDSENKNVALLAVENRQPHVYSLLVDRKKQITRLLRRVDNNGNNALHLAAKCGSHRPWLTPGAALQMQWELKWYTFVKESLPPRSSVRYNKEGQIPQEIFTTSHKDLRKEGSDWLVKTSESCSVVAALIATVAFATSASVPGGLDDKTGSPVFKDKPAFNAFTISSLLALCLSVTALVFFLTIITSRYEARDFSISLPRKLLLGLTSLFASIAAVLVSFCTGHIFLLDRHLRHVAYPLYAATCLPVTIFALAQLSLYYDLIRVIFRKVPQRSYKEYRH; from the exons ATGGAGAGAGTGATGGATATAGAGGAGGAAGTGGTGGATAGAGGGGGGGAAGTGGAGGACCTGTTCGATAATGCCATGAACGGCCAGTGGGAAAAAGTTGTGGAGGTCTATAGATTAGCAGAATATGTTCATGATTTGCGTATCACCAAAATGGGGGACACTGCTCTACATATCGCTGCTTTCGATGGCGAAACAGAAGTTGTGCTGGCTTTGCTGGAGGTCATTAAAGAAAATGTATCCAAAATattgcaaataaaaaacaagaaaggcAACACACCTCTCCATTTAGCTGCTGAAGTGGGGGATGTGGAAACGTGTCATGCAATGGCCACCAAAGACCGCAAACTCGTGTCGTCTCGCAACAAAAAGAATGAGACTCCTCTCTTCTTGGCAGCTCTTAACGGGCATGAGAAAGTTTTTCGTTGCCTTGATAGTCACTGTGATGATGAAAGATGCTATTCATTTAGAGCAAGGAATGGTGATACCATTCTCCATGCAGCTATGTCCGGTGAATACTTCA gtTTGGCATTCCAGATCATTCTGTGGCACCCAGAACTTGTCAATTATATTAATCAGAGTGGCTTCTCTCCCCTGCATATTCTAGCCAATACTCCATCAGCATTCAAAAGCAGTAGCCGCCTTAGACCGTTGGATCGTCTCATATACCAAT GTTTGATTGTTGAAGAGCTAAAAGGGGGAAAAGAGGACAAAAAGAGTATTTGTCCCTTCgagaaaagaggaagaaatacCATCGATACGGGTTCTGAATGTCATCAAGCATTAA CTAAATCATGGGGAAATAGGATGTGCTCTTCTCTATGTCTATCTAAGagaggaaataaaaaagaagatgtAGAGAATTCCCAACAAGACAGCAGCTCAATGTCAG GCATGAACCAACGAGAAGAAAGTCATCCCAATTATATTTACTCCTCATGTGTTAAGTTTTTCAACTTAATCACAGCTGCCTTGAACGTGATCAATGGTTCTCCGCGAAGCA CAATTTGGAGCATAGATAAAATCCTCGACGAGAAAAGGCGACATATATGGGCTACTCAGGTCATGAATCAATTGGTTAAGCATAGTAATTTATACAAGAAAGTCATACAAAGTACTGGAGAAACTCCAGACGACAAAGATAAATTTGGAGATGTTCCTGATCCTACCAAAGTGGATCCGGAGCAGCCAAGTCATACAGAGAAGAAAGACGATACGGAAGATAAGAAGAATGACAAAttggaagagaagaagaacgACAAAGATAATAAATTGGAAGATAAGAAGACACCAATATTAATTGCAGCAAAGATGGGAGTGAGTGAAATGGTGGAAACAATCCTAGACAAATTTCCAGTGGCTATTGAGGATGTGGACTCAGAAAACAAGAATGTTGCACTGTTGGCAGTCGAGAACAGGCAACCCCATGTTTACAGTTTACTAGTGGACAGGAAGAAACAAATCACAAGATTGTTACGTCGGGTGGACAACAATGGTAACAATGCATTGCATCTTGCTGCTAAATGTGGAAGTCATCGGCCATGGCTTACTCCTGGTGCCGCACTACAAATGCAGTGGGAACTCAAGTGGTACACG TTTGTCAAAGAGTCCCTGCCACCTCGTTCATCTGTTCGCTACAACAAAGAAGGTCAGATACCACAGGAGATCTTCACAACTTCACACAAAGATCTTCGAAAAGAAGGCAGTGATTGGCTCGTCAAAACCTCCGAATCATGCTCTGTGGTTGCTGCGCTCATTGCAACAGTTGCCTTCGCAACATCAGCATCTGTACCGGGCGGACTCGATGATAAAACTGGTTCACCGGTTTTCAAAGACAAGCCGGCATTCAATGCCTTCACCATCTCATCACTGCTTGCTCTCTGCTTGTCAGTAACTGCCCTGGTCTTCTTTCTAACCATTATTACGTCTCGATACGAAGCGCGTGATTTTTCCATCAGCTTGCCCCGGAAACTTTTGCTGGGTTTAACATCACTCTTCGCATCCATAGCTGCCGTGTTAGTCTCATTCTGTACTGGCCATATTTTTCTCCTTGATCGACACCTCAGACATGTGGCATATCCATTATATGCAGCGACTTGCTTGCCGGTTACCATTTTTGCTCTTGCCCAGTTGTCCCTCTACTATGATCTCATAAGGGTCATCTTCAGAAAGGTTCCACAGCGCAGCTACAAGGAATATAGACACTAA
- the LOC117613949 gene encoding ankyrin repeat-containing protein ITN1-like, with protein MYAQNPKETRPTDESKITQVPKPPELEKPELDTKRKKDKTVGDKKMKRQLMTPILIAAKMGVSEMVEKILKKFPVAIHDVDSENKNVALLAIENRQSHVLKLLLMKKDKSIASLLRQVDIKGNNALHLAAKYGSYRPWHTPGAALQMQWELKWYMVVKNSMPPRSSVVRNEKEEIPQEIFTTSHKDLRKEGSDWLVKTSESCSVVAALIATVAFATSASVPGGLDDKTGSPVFKDKPAFNAFTISSLLALCLSVTALVFFLTIITSRCEVDDFSISLPRKLLLGLTSLFASIPSVLVSVCTGHTFLLNQQLRHVAYPLYAATCFPITIVALAQLPLTTTF; from the exons ATGTATGCACAAAATCCCAAAGAAACTCGACCAACAGATGAATCAAAAATTACACAAGTTCCTAAACCTCCCGAATTAGAGAAGCCCGAATTAGATACGAAGAGGAAGAAGGACAAAACCGTGGgagataagaaaatgaaaaggcaGCTGATGACACCAATATTAATTGCAGCAAAGATGGGAGTGAGCGAAATGGTGGAGAAAAtcctaaaaaaatttccagtAGCTATTCACGATGTGGACTCAGAAAACAAGAATGTTGCGCTCCTGGCAATTGAGAACAGGCAATCCCATGTTCTCAAGTTACTGCTGATGAAGAAAGATAAATCAATCGCAAGCTTGTTACGTCAGGTGGACATCAAAGGAAACAATGCATTGCATCTTGCTGCTAAATATGGAAGTTATCGGCCATGGCATACTCCAGGTGCGGCACTGCAAATGCAATGGGAACTCAAGTGGTATATG GTTGTCAAAAACTCCATGCCACCTCGTTCATCTGTTGTCCGCAACGAAAAAGAGGAGATACCACAGGAGATCTTCACAACTTCACACAAAGATCTTCGAAAAGAAGGCAGTGATTGGCTCGTCAAAACCTCCGAATCATGCTCTGTGGTTGCTGCGCTCATTGCAACAGTTGCCTTCGCAACATCAGCATCTGTACCGGGCGGACTCGATGATAAAACTGGTTCACCGGTTTTCAAAGACAAGCCGGCATTCAATGCCTTCACCATCTCATCACTGCTTGCTCTCTGCTTGTCAGTAACTGCCCTGGTCTTCTTTCTTACCATTATTACGTCTCGATGCGAAGTAGATGATTTTTCCATCAGCTTGCCTCGGAAACTTTTGCTGGGTTTAACATCTCTCTTCGCATCTATACCTTCCGTATTAGTCTCAGTCTGCACAGGGCATACGTTTCTCCTTAATCAACAACTGAGACACGTGGCATATCCATTATATGCAGCGACTTGCTTTCCGATCACAATAGTCGCTCTTGCCCAACTGCCcctcactactacattttag